One Prolixibacteraceae bacterium DNA segment encodes these proteins:
- a CDS encoding PorP/SprF family type IX secretion system membrane protein encodes MKNSLKRVFLCITLTASVLAVKAQDAHFSQFFAAPTYLSPSLAGSTGGLRFAANYRNQWPGIPNAYNNFSVSGDIYVNTLKSGFGALIWRDNAGTADLSTTHVGFQYTYRLQISDSWTWIPGLEFAFVQKSIDGSKANLGSDITNGGGNGAYLETSKQSYADFKFSSFFYNRKYWAGINVFHLTQPSYSFTDQGTKVPMNIMLFGGVNIWRQKAQRASQPRSFCVSYRLMHQDNFNQLDLGGYWFNRNFEVGAWWRGVPVFNNSVQGHLIDSDAIVLSAAFMMGHMRIGYSYDVPISSFSLTSAGAHEISIVYELGDIFGCGSRYLDCFTKRSGLRFNKKKPRDLRLR; translated from the coding sequence ATGAAAAATAGTTTAAAACGCGTGTTCTTGTGTATAACTTTAACGGCAAGTGTTCTTGCCGTTAAAGCACAAGATGCACACTTCTCTCAGTTCTTTGCAGCTCCAACTTATCTGTCCCCTTCATTGGCTGGATCAACAGGAGGATTGCGTTTTGCTGCAAACTATAGAAATCAATGGCCGGGTATTCCGAACGCTTATAACAACTTTTCTGTATCTGGTGATATCTACGTAAATACGCTTAAAAGTGGTTTCGGGGCTTTGATCTGGAGAGATAATGCAGGAACAGCTGATCTCTCTACTACTCATGTTGGCTTTCAATACACTTATCGATTGCAAATATCTGACTCGTGGACTTGGATACCTGGTTTGGAATTCGCATTTGTTCAGAAGAGCATTGATGGAAGTAAGGCGAATCTTGGAAGTGATATCACTAATGGTGGTGGTAATGGAGCTTATCTTGAAACGTCTAAACAGTCTTATGCCGACTTTAAGTTTAGCTCCTTTTTCTATAATAGAAAGTATTGGGCTGGAATAAACGTATTTCACCTTACCCAACCTTCTTATTCATTTACGGATCAAGGGACTAAAGTTCCGATGAATATTATGTTGTTTGGAGGTGTTAATATTTGGAGACAAAAAGCCCAAAGAGCTTCTCAACCTAGAAGTTTCTGTGTCTCTTATCGTTTGATGCATCAAGATAATTTTAACCAACTAGACTTGGGAGGATATTGGTTTAATCGAAACTTCGAAGTCGGTGCTTGGTGGAGAGGTGTACCAGTATTTAATAATAGTGTGCAAGGACATCTTATTGACTCTGATGCTATCGTTCTTTCTGCTGCATTTATGATGGGACATATGAGAATTGGTTACAGCTATGATGTTCCTATTTCAAGTTTTAGTTTAACATCTGCTGGAGCACATGAAATTTCTATCGTTTATGAACTTGGAGATATATTTGGTTGCGGTTCTAGGTATCTAGACTGTTTTACCAAGAGATCCGGTTTACGATTCAATAAGAAAAAACCTCGTGACCTTCGGTTGAGATAA
- a CDS encoding S46 family peptidase has protein sequence MKRALLTLFVALSISSNLFADEGMWLPSLINKLNIKDMQADGLKLSAEDIYSINHSSLKDAVVALDHGSCTGELISNEGLLLTNHHCGFGEIQAHSSVEHDYLRDGFWALKKEDELPNPGKTVSFLVSIEDVTSKVEKNVTSEMTEDKRREEISKISRELITAATKDTHYNANVKSMFDGNKYLLFVYETFRDIRLVGAPPESIGKFGGDTDNWMWPRHTGDFSMFRVYCAPDGSPAEYSKDNVPLKPRHFLPISLKGIEKDDYAMVMGYPGSTDRFKTSWGVQNTMEVTNSIRIKIRTEKLRILKEYMNTSQKAKIQYASKYARSSNYWKNSIGQNKGLKKLHVVEDKQAIEKAFSNWVASSTERTEEYGDALKLIADSYKNNEAQVALNYYYEGIIGGPEAIRFAYQFSRLESSLEKGDAEKIKKTIEYIKSDIPTYFKDYDAATDAKLVSSLGYIVTQNIDRKYLPEDYNVKSQKELDKKVQKYFKKSIFTSQAKVEAFLANPSLKRLQKDPIYDLMNQVFSKYREISKERSASTKEKAKGRRLFVKGLLEMNPDKKYYPNANSTMRVTYGTVKGYDPADGVHYDYFTTLKGYIEKYDPNNPEFQTPKRLIDLYNAKDFGQYADENGILHTCFISDNDITGGNSGSPVINGNGELIGAAFDGNWEAMSGDIAFEHKLQRCICVDIRFVLWVVDKYAGATNLIDEMTLVK, from the coding sequence ATGAAAAGAGCACTATTAACATTGTTTGTAGCCCTTTCTATTTCATCAAACCTATTCGCAGATGAAGGAATGTGGTTGCCATCTTTGATAAACAAACTAAACATCAAAGATATGCAAGCAGATGGTCTAAAGCTTTCGGCAGAAGACATCTACTCAATCAATCATTCAAGTTTAAAAGATGCAGTAGTTGCATTAGACCACGGTAGTTGTACCGGAGAACTAATTTCTAATGAAGGATTACTACTAACAAACCATCACTGTGGATTTGGTGAGATTCAGGCACATTCAAGTGTTGAACATGATTACCTAAGAGATGGATTTTGGGCATTAAAAAAAGAGGATGAACTTCCGAATCCAGGTAAAACAGTGTCTTTTTTGGTAAGCATTGAAGATGTTACGTCTAAAGTTGAGAAGAACGTGACAAGTGAAATGACTGAAGATAAGCGCAGAGAAGAGATTTCTAAAATTTCTAGAGAACTTATCACTGCTGCAACTAAAGACACTCACTACAATGCCAATGTAAAGAGTATGTTTGATGGAAACAAATACTTACTATTTGTTTACGAAACATTCCGTGATATTCGTTTGGTAGGTGCCCCACCAGAGTCTATTGGTAAATTTGGTGGAGATACAGACAATTGGATGTGGCCACGACACACTGGAGACTTCTCCATGTTCCGAGTGTATTGTGCTCCAGATGGAAGCCCTGCGGAATACTCAAAAGATAATGTTCCATTAAAGCCTAGACATTTCTTACCAATTTCATTGAAAGGAATTGAAAAAGATGACTATGCAATGGTTATGGGATATCCAGGTAGTACAGATCGTTTTAAAACATCATGGGGTGTTCAAAATACGATGGAAGTTACAAACTCTATTCGCATCAAAATTAGAACTGAGAAACTACGTATTCTTAAAGAGTATATGAATACGAGTCAAAAAGCTAAAATTCAATATGCTTCTAAATATGCAAGATCATCAAACTACTGGAAGAATAGTATCGGTCAAAACAAAGGATTGAAAAAACTTCATGTAGTAGAGGACAAGCAAGCAATTGAAAAAGCATTTAGCAATTGGGTTGCTTCATCTACTGAAAGAACGGAAGAGTACGGAGATGCATTAAAGCTTATTGCGGATAGTTACAAGAACAATGAAGCACAAGTTGCATTGAACTACTATTATGAAGGAATCATCGGGGGGCCGGAAGCAATTCGTTTTGCATATCAGTTTTCAAGATTAGAAAGTTCTCTTGAAAAAGGAGATGCTGAAAAAATAAAGAAAACTATTGAATACATAAAGAGCGATATTCCTACATATTTTAAAGACTATGATGCAGCAACAGATGCAAAACTAGTCTCTTCTCTAGGCTACATTGTTACTCAAAATATCGATCGTAAATACCTTCCTGAAGATTATAACGTAAAATCTCAAAAGGAATTGGATAAAAAGGTACAGAAGTATTTTAAGAAATCAATCTTTACAAGTCAAGCGAAAGTAGAAGCTTTCTTAGCAAATCCTTCATTAAAAAGACTACAGAAGGATCCTATTTATGACCTAATGAACCAAGTTTTCTCTAAGTATCGTGAAATTTCAAAAGAGAGATCAGCAAGTACTAAAGAGAAAGCCAAAGGACGTAGATTATTTGTTAAAGGACTTCTAGAAATGAATCCTGATAAAAAATACTATCCAAATGCAAACTCGACAATGCGTGTAACATATGGAACAGTAAAAGGGTATGATCCTGCAGATGGAGTTCATTATGATTATTTCACTACACTAAAAGGATATATTGAAAAATATGATCCAAATAATCCTGAGTTCCAAACTCCAAAACGTCTGATCGACCTTTATAATGCAAAAGACTTTGGTCAATATGCAGACGAAAATGGAATATTACACACTTGTTTTATCTCTGACAACGATATTACTGGTGGTAATTCAGGTAGTCCTGTTATCAATGGAAATGGAGAGCTAATTGGAGCTGCATTTGATGGTAACTGGGAAGCAATGAGTGGTGATATTGCTTTTGAGCATAAACTGCAACGTTGTATCTGTGTTGATATCCGTTTTGTACTTTGGGTTGTTGACAAATATGCTGGAGCAACAAATCTTATTGATGAGATGACTTTAGTAAAATAG
- a CDS encoding ribonuclease HII codes for MQPFFLIIMKTILLPFLNDGLIEAGCDEAGRGCLAGPVFAASVILPIDFRHLDLNDSKKLSEKKREQLRPYIEEHAIAFGIGIVDEKEIDQINILNASILAMHRAVDNLVHKPEHLIIDGNRFKPYQDVDHTTIIKGDGKYLSIAAASVLAKTYRDDYMNKIAQEYPEYGWDQNKGYPTKSHKAAIIKHGITPYHRQSFNLGLPIPTLF; via the coding sequence ATGCAACCCTTTTTTTTGATCATTATGAAAACAATACTCCTACCATTTCTAAATGATGGCTTGATTGAAGCTGGATGTGATGAAGCTGGCAGAGGATGCTTAGCAGGACCAGTCTTTGCAGCAAGTGTAATTCTACCAATTGATTTTAGACATCTAGACCTGAATGACTCTAAAAAATTATCTGAAAAAAAAAGAGAACAACTCCGCCCATACATAGAGGAGCATGCAATAGCTTTTGGCATCGGAATTGTTGATGAGAAAGAGATCGATCAAATCAATATATTGAATGCATCAATATTAGCAATGCATCGAGCTGTAGATAATTTGGTGCACAAACCAGAACACCTTATTATTGACGGGAATAGGTTTAAACCATATCAAGATGTGGATCACACGACAATAATTAAAGGGGATGGTAAATATCTCTCAATTGCTGCAGCATCCGTATTAGCAAAAACGTATCGTGATGACTATATGAACAAGATTGCTCAAGAATACCCTGAATATGGATGGGATCAAAACAAAGGGTATCCGACAAAGTCACATAAAGCAGCAATTATCAAGCATGGTATTACTCCTTACCATCGACAAAGTTTTAATCTCGGGTTACCAATACCTACCCTATTTTAA
- a CDS encoding biopolymer transporter ExbD — MGKFRKDGKKETPPISTSALPDIVFMLLFFFMVTTSMREQDLKVKVRVPQATELAKLEKKSLVSYINVGEPLPQFQKKFGTEPRIQLNDVFASTSDIAEYITSERAQREEAEVPFMVTSLKVDENTKMKIVSDIKQALRRVSALNINYSAKKKVQR, encoded by the coding sequence ATGGGAAAATTTAGAAAAGACGGGAAGAAAGAAACCCCACCTATTTCTACATCAGCACTTCCTGATATTGTATTTATGCTTCTGTTCTTTTTTATGGTTACAACCAGTATGAGAGAGCAAGACCTTAAAGTAAAGGTTCGTGTTCCTCAAGCAACAGAACTTGCAAAATTAGAGAAGAAATCGTTGGTTAGTTATATCAATGTAGGTGAGCCACTTCCTCAGTTTCAAAAGAAGTTTGGTACTGAGCCACGTATTCAGTTAAATGATGTATTTGCGTCTACTTCAGACATTGCAGAATATATCACTTCTGAAAGAGCTCAACGTGAAGAAGCAGAGGTGCCTTTCATGGTAACATCTTTAAAAGTAGATGAGAATACCAAAATGAAGATTGTTTCTGATATCAAGCAAGCACTTCGCCGTGTTTCTGCTTTGAACATTAACTACTCTGCTAAAAAGAAGGTACAACGATAA
- a CDS encoding biopolymer transporter ExbD, with protein MPKKLPEYNASSLADIAFMLLIFFLVTTTMDTDSGLRRKLPPMPPKDAKIDPNNKIKDRNIFEVLVNSKDQLLVEGELMRIEDLYDATKEFMLNSNNSPKLPEKKEIEVPFFGKQMVTKGVISLQNAIGTTYGTYIAVQNELVRAINDIRDDIAKRKWNKKYEDLNSDQQKAIRKIMPQRISEAEPKKVGGN; from the coding sequence ATGCATCATCATTGGCCGATATCGCCTTTATGTTGCTTATCTTCTTCTTGGTTACCACTACGATGGATACGGATAGTGGTCTAAGGCGTAAGTTGCCACCGATGCCTCCTAAGGATGCTAAAATCGACCCTAATAATAAAATTAAGGATCGTAACATCTTCGAGGTGCTGGTAAATAGTAAAGATCAATTACTAGTTGAAGGCGAACTTATGCGAATAGAAGATTTGTATGATGCGACGAAAGAATTCATGCTTAATAGTAACAATTCGCCAAAATTACCTGAAAAGAAAGAGATAGAAGTTCCTTTCTTCGGGAAGCAAATGGTTACAAAAGGTGTGATTTCATTACAAAATGCTATCGGTACAACTTACGGTACTTATATTGCTGTTCAAAACGAATTAGTTCGTGCGATCAACGATATTAGAGATGATATTGCTAAGAGAAAATGGAATAAGAAATACGAAGACCTTAACAGTGATCAACAGAAAGCGATTCGTAAGATTATGCCACAACGTATCTCTGAGGCTGAACCTAAAAAAGTTGGAGGAAATTAA